In Patulibacter sp. SYSU D01012, a single window of DNA contains:
- a CDS encoding acyl-CoA synthetase — MRDAPLFWSPASGPEDLARIEAVPLADRGLPATSRDVLLRAAERWPDRPAVSVLPDAERWESPVTRTFAQLADDVARAAGALSALGVAPGQAVSVLSVNCDELLTTLLAAEAVGVYAPVNPGLAAEHAVHLVRRAGARVLVAAGPELDPAAWALAREVAATVGLPALVALRPTGADGEPPALAPLEGVRVAYLRDLVDRIPGGTPLPGPPPGADDAASYLHTGGTTGTPKLAVRTHANQVTNAWAVACNDALDPDDTVLAALPLFHTNAIVVTVLAPLLRGQHVLWAGPLGYRDLPLYGCFWRLVERYRIAAMSAVPTVYQVLTQVPVDADVGSLKVPVVGAAPLPTAVREAWAAHTGVELCDGYGLTEATCASSRSWPGAPRPGTVGQRVPYQDVAAVAIDERTGERTVLPPGEAGALVVRGPHVFAGYLREDGTLDRSAVRDGWLDTGDLGAVDADGFVRLVGRAKDLIIRGGHNIDPQGIEDALLEHPAVTMAAAVGRPDPHAGEVPVAFVTVAPGSDVTAEALHAWAQEHAPERAAAPRTVDVVAEIPLTLVGKPYKPELRRRAAEAAARDALDGTAAADGVRAVLVDGAVEIEVASSADDDAVRAALGAFGWTWRWAR, encoded by the coding sequence ATGCGTGACGCCCCGCTGTTCTGGAGTCCGGCGTCGGGGCCCGAGGACCTGGCGCGCATCGAGGCGGTGCCGCTCGCCGACCGCGGCCTGCCCGCCACCAGCCGCGACGTGCTCCTCCGCGCCGCCGAGCGCTGGCCGGACCGCCCCGCCGTCTCCGTCCTGCCGGACGCCGAGCGGTGGGAGTCGCCCGTCACCCGCACGTTCGCGCAGCTCGCCGACGACGTCGCGCGCGCCGCCGGCGCCCTCTCCGCGCTCGGGGTCGCGCCCGGCCAGGCGGTGTCGGTCCTGTCCGTCAACTGCGACGAGCTGCTGACGACGCTGCTCGCCGCCGAGGCGGTGGGGGTGTACGCGCCCGTCAACCCGGGGCTGGCGGCGGAGCACGCCGTCCACCTGGTGCGCCGGGCCGGGGCGCGGGTGCTCGTCGCGGCCGGGCCCGAGCTGGACCCGGCGGCGTGGGCGCTGGCCCGCGAGGTCGCCGCGACGGTGGGCCTGCCCGCGCTCGTCGCGCTGCGCCCGACCGGCGCGGACGGCGAGCCCCCGGCGCTGGCGCCCCTCGAGGGAGTGCGCGTCGCGTACCTGCGGGACCTGGTCGACCGGATCCCGGGCGGCACGCCGCTGCCGGGCCCGCCGCCCGGCGCCGACGACGCCGCGAGCTACCTGCACACCGGCGGCACGACGGGCACGCCCAAGCTGGCGGTCCGCACGCACGCCAACCAGGTGACGAACGCGTGGGCGGTCGCCTGCAACGACGCGCTCGACCCCGACGACACGGTGCTGGCGGCCCTGCCGCTGTTCCACACGAACGCGATCGTCGTGACGGTGCTCGCGCCGCTGCTGCGCGGCCAGCACGTCCTGTGGGCCGGCCCGCTCGGCTACCGCGACCTGCCGCTGTACGGCTGCTTCTGGCGCCTGGTGGAGCGGTACCGGATCGCGGCGATGTCGGCGGTGCCGACCGTCTACCAGGTGCTCACCCAGGTGCCCGTCGACGCGGACGTCGGCAGCCTGAAGGTCCCCGTCGTGGGCGCGGCGCCGCTGCCGACCGCGGTCCGCGAGGCGTGGGCGGCCCACACCGGCGTCGAGCTCTGCGACGGCTACGGGCTGACCGAGGCGACGTGCGCCAGCTCGCGCAGCTGGCCCGGCGCGCCGCGCCCCGGCACGGTCGGGCAGCGGGTGCCGTACCAGGACGTCGCGGCGGTCGCGATCGACGAGCGCACCGGCGAGCGGACCGTCCTGCCGCCCGGCGAGGCCGGCGCCCTCGTGGTCCGCGGCCCCCACGTCTTCGCGGGGTACCTGCGCGAGGACGGGACGCTGGACCGCAGCGCCGTCCGCGACGGCTGGCTCGACACCGGCGATCTGGGCGCCGTCGACGCCGACGGGTTCGTCCGCCTCGTCGGCCGGGCGAAGGACCTGATCATCCGCGGCGGCCACAACATCGACCCGCAGGGCATCGAGGACGCCCTCCTGGAGCACCCGGCGGTGACGATGGCCGCGGCGGTCGGCCGGCCCGATCCGCACGCCGGCGAGGTGCCCGTGGCGTTCGTCACGGTCGCGCCCGGCAGCGACGTGACCGCGGAGGCGCTGCACGCCTGGGCGCAGGAGCACGCCCCCGAGCGCGCGGCGGCCCCGCGGACGGTCGACGTCGTCGCCGAGATCCCGCTGACGCTCGTCGGCAAGCCCTACAAGCCCGAGCTGCGCCGCCGCGCCGCCGAGGCCGCCGCCCGGGACGCGCTGGACGGCACCGCCGCGGCCGACGGCGTGCGGGCGGTCCTCGTCGACGGCGCGGTCGAGATCGAGGTGGCGTCGTCGGCCGACGACGACGCGGTCCGCGCGGCGCTCGGCGCCTTCGGCTGGACGTGGCGGTGGGCTCGGTGA
- a CDS encoding helix-turn-helix domain-containing protein translates to MENADEAEAVDARARRRLKELRLEKGLTLAEVSERAHLALSTLSRIETGKRRLSLHHVPPLAAALGVSSDELLGSAPVRDPRVRGEPRTYPGMVMWPLTEQSPAGELHAYEVHIAAERSEPPEELPVHPGREWLYVLTGRLRLLLGGQDLLIEPGQAAEFSTLVPHWFGATDGAAVTFIMLVGAQGDRLHFRA, encoded by the coding sequence ATGGAAAACGCTGACGAGGCCGAGGCGGTCGACGCCCGCGCCCGGCGCCGCCTGAAGGAGCTGCGGCTGGAGAAGGGCCTCACGCTTGCCGAGGTCTCCGAGCGCGCGCACCTGGCGCTGTCGACGCTCAGCCGGATCGAGACGGGGAAGCGGCGGCTGTCGCTGCACCACGTGCCGCCGCTGGCCGCCGCGCTGGGGGTGAGCAGCGACGAGCTGCTCGGCTCGGCGCCCGTCCGCGACCCGCGCGTCCGCGGCGAGCCGCGGACGTACCCCGGCATGGTGATGTGGCCGCTGACGGAGCAGAGCCCCGCGGGCGAGCTGCACGCCTACGAGGTGCACATCGCCGCGGAGCGCTCGGAGCCGCCGGAGGAGCTGCCCGTCCACCCGGGCCGGGAGTGGCTGTACGTCCTGACGGGGCGGCTGCGGCTGCTGCTCGGGGGCCAGGACCTGCTGATCGAGCCCGGTCAGGCCGCCGAGTTCTCGACGCTCGTGCCGCACTGGTTCGGCGCCACCGACGGCGCGGCCGTCACGTTCATCATGCTCGTCGGTGCCCAGGGCGACCGGCTGCACTTCCGGGCCTGA
- a CDS encoding fumarylacetoacetate hydrolase family protein, translating to MKLRSTPDGLIAHDEQRGRWVRLPGEDDLVAFLAEGQPARARATAALDAPDAETADPATATLPFRPRSIRAFMLWESHLIASSRMLVKHFFPAPMWRAVDAYEKATRRTFPKLKPTQGFYDHPTFYVANHTMVLADGQDMWSPSHTRALDFELELACVLARPLADATPEEALDAVGGWFVLNDWSARDVQADDARHNVFGPVIKAKTFANSIGCDVVTADAFGDWEQATGRVRVDGELWCEGGTAGPAHGLGAMLAYASRGERLDAGDVISTGTMPGCCGIELERWIRPGQTVQLEIDGIGTLTNRLSADATPTTAV from the coding sequence ATGAAGCTCCGCTCGACGCCCGACGGCCTCATCGCGCACGACGAGCAGCGCGGGCGATGGGTCCGCCTGCCCGGCGAGGACGACCTCGTCGCGTTCCTGGCGGAGGGCCAGCCGGCCCGCGCCCGGGCCACCGCGGCCCTGGACGCGCCCGACGCCGAGACGGCCGACCCCGCGACGGCGACCCTGCCGTTCCGGCCGCGGTCGATCCGCGCGTTCATGCTGTGGGAGTCGCACCTGATCGCGTCGAGCCGGATGCTCGTCAAGCACTTCTTCCCCGCGCCGATGTGGCGGGCGGTCGACGCGTACGAGAAGGCGACGCGGCGGACGTTCCCGAAGCTGAAGCCGACGCAGGGCTTCTACGACCACCCGACGTTCTACGTCGCCAACCACACGATGGTGCTGGCGGACGGCCAGGACATGTGGTCGCCGTCCCACACGCGGGCGCTGGACTTCGAGCTGGAGCTCGCGTGCGTGCTGGCGCGGCCGCTCGCCGACGCCACGCCGGAGGAGGCGCTGGACGCCGTCGGCGGCTGGTTCGTCCTCAACGACTGGAGCGCCCGCGACGTGCAGGCCGACGACGCGCGCCACAACGTCTTCGGCCCGGTCATCAAGGCCAAGACGTTCGCCAACTCGATCGGCTGCGACGTCGTCACCGCCGACGCGTTCGGCGACTGGGAGCAGGCGACCGGCCGCGTGCGCGTGGACGGCGAGCTGTGGTGCGAGGGCGGCACGGCGGGCCCCGCGCACGGCCTGGGCGCCATGCTCGCCTACGCGTCGCGGGGCGAGCGGCTCGACGCCGGCGACGTCATCTCGACGGGCACGATGCCGGGCTGCTGCGGGATCGAGCTGGAGCGCTGGATCCGCCCCGGCCAGACGGTGCAGCTCGAGATCGACGGCATCGGCACGCTGACCAACCGCCTGTCCGCCGACGCCACGCCCACGACGGCCGTGTGA
- a CDS encoding bifunctional 3-(3-hydroxy-phenyl)propionate/3-hydroxycinnamic acid hydroxylase, with protein sequence MQADVLICGLGPVGQLLALLLGDLGVSTVAVDQADGPYDLPRAAVVDDEVLRIFQAVGLDDAVLADAQVQRTVSFVTAGGRVVEALRPVHGDLGHPPLVSIHQPSIERTMVRALASRGTVRLRWGRRLETLDHDAHGVTAWVRAVGGGPTERIRARFLVGCDGGRSGVRARVAVPFGGSTFEQRWLVLDARVDRPIARAPHPHFVGDPARPVVTLPMSPGRHRWEWMLHPGEDAAAFVAPERIGALLSPWTTGERVDVERAVVYTFHARTAARWRVGRVLLAGDAAHVMPPFVGQGFSSGARDAANLAWKLDAVLHGAPERLLDSYEAERRPHVTSMQRLAVRWGGVVQTTAPRAARGRDATLELLDRTGVRAWISAQAKPRPTYAAGAFARTPDRLPFRRHVGALFPQPGRLDDRLGRGWAVAASTPAAAAWWRAAGLHAVEAPHAREWSLLRPDRFVFACADGEGPRRRAPRARPGAACADGGRAAAERTAALRVLRATVGDGLRTAAPTRQAVAA encoded by the coding sequence ATGCAGGCCGACGTCCTGATCTGCGGCCTCGGTCCCGTCGGGCAGCTGCTCGCCCTGCTCCTCGGGGACCTGGGCGTGTCGACCGTCGCGGTCGACCAGGCCGACGGGCCGTACGACCTGCCCCGCGCCGCGGTAGTCGACGACGAGGTGCTGCGGATCTTCCAGGCGGTCGGCCTGGACGACGCCGTGCTCGCGGACGCCCAGGTGCAGCGGACGGTGAGCTTCGTCACCGCCGGCGGCCGCGTCGTCGAGGCGCTGCGGCCGGTCCACGGCGACCTGGGGCACCCGCCGCTCGTCTCGATCCACCAGCCGTCGATCGAGCGCACGATGGTGCGCGCGCTCGCCTCGCGCGGCACCGTGCGGCTGCGCTGGGGGCGGCGGCTGGAGACGCTCGACCACGACGCGCACGGCGTGACCGCGTGGGTGCGGGCCGTCGGCGGCGGGCCGACCGAGCGGATTCGCGCGCGGTTCCTCGTCGGCTGCGACGGGGGCCGCAGCGGCGTCCGCGCCCGGGTCGCCGTTCCGTTCGGCGGCTCGACGTTCGAGCAGCGCTGGCTCGTCCTCGACGCCCGCGTCGACCGGCCGATCGCCCGCGCGCCGCACCCGCACTTCGTCGGCGACCCCGCGCGCCCCGTCGTGACGCTGCCGATGTCGCCCGGCCGGCACCGCTGGGAGTGGATGCTGCACCCCGGCGAGGACGCGGCCGCGTTCGTCGCGCCGGAGCGGATCGGCGCGCTCCTCTCCCCGTGGACCACGGGCGAGCGCGTCGACGTCGAGCGCGCGGTCGTCTACACGTTCCACGCCCGCACCGCCGCGCGGTGGCGCGTCGGCCGGGTGCTGCTGGCCGGCGACGCCGCGCACGTGATGCCGCCGTTCGTCGGCCAGGGCTTCTCCTCCGGCGCCCGCGACGCCGCCAACCTGGCGTGGAAGCTCGACGCCGTGCTGCACGGCGCGCCCGAGCGCCTGCTGGACAGCTACGAGGCCGAGCGGCGGCCGCACGTGACGAGCATGCAGCGCCTGGCCGTGCGCTGGGGCGGGGTCGTCCAGACGACGGCGCCGCGGGCCGCGCGCGGCCGCGACGCCACGCTCGAGCTGCTCGACCGCACCGGGGTGCGCGCGTGGATCAGCGCGCAGGCCAAGCCGCGCCCCACCTACGCCGCGGGCGCCTTCGCGCGCACCCCGGACCGCCTGCCGTTCCGCCGCCACGTCGGGGCGCTCTTCCCGCAGCCGGGCCGCCTGGACGACCGCCTGGGGCGCGGCTGGGCCGTCGCCGCGAGCACGCCGGCGGCGGCGGCGTGGTGGCGCGCCGCCGGGCTGCACGCCGTCGAGGCGCCGCACGCCCGCGAGTGGTCGCTGCTGCGCCCCGACCGCTTCGTCTTCGCCTGCGCGGACGGCGAGGGCCCGCGGCGCCGCGCGCCCCGGGCGCGGCCGGGAGCGGCCTGCGCCGACGGCGGCCGGGCGGCCGCGGAGCGCACGGCGGCCCTTCGGGTGCTGCGGGCCACGGTCGGCGACGGCCTGCGCACCGCGGCGCCGACGCGGCAGGCGGTGGCGGCATGA
- a CDS encoding MFS transporter has protein sequence MSATPADAAVPRGAAAILAIVVVTQLMIVLDASIVNLSLTALRADLGVSSETLAWVVNAYALAFGGLLLLGGRLGDGLGRRRVFAGGVALFTVASLGAGLSSDAALLVAARAAQGTGAAIAAPSGLAILMATFPEGPARTRALGLFFAMAAAGGALGLLVGGALTSAFSWRAAFLVNVPVGAVVVAGALRALPAFPGRRLRFDLAGALSGTLGVSALVFAFLRVGEAGWGDPVGIAAFAATAVLLAAFVRAERRATDPLLPLRLLTRPSTAAGYATMTLVTAVLFGTSFLLPQYLQLVRGMEPAVAGVAFLPMPILIFAGSRTVGRIVERTGPRAVVLAGLAALVAAGAWLTQLSADTRYLPGVFGPLTLVGLGGGLLFLPLSTVILGGVPAADAGAASGALQTTQQVGGALGVAILTSILAASAGVATDPSAFSAGVARAFTATAALAAVALLLVAGVLRGRPATA, from the coding sequence GTGAGCGCGACCCCGGCGGACGCGGCCGTCCCGCGCGGCGCCGCGGCGATCCTGGCGATCGTCGTCGTGACGCAGCTGATGATCGTCCTCGACGCGTCGATCGTGAACCTGTCGCTCACCGCGCTGCGGGCCGACCTGGGCGTCTCGTCGGAGACGCTGGCGTGGGTGGTCAACGCGTACGCGCTGGCGTTCGGCGGCCTGCTGCTGCTCGGCGGACGGCTCGGCGACGGCCTGGGGCGCCGCCGCGTGTTCGCCGGCGGCGTCGCGCTCTTCACGGTCGCCTCGCTCGGCGCCGGGCTGTCGTCCGACGCCGCGCTGCTCGTCGCGGCGCGGGCGGCGCAGGGGACCGGCGCGGCGATCGCGGCGCCGAGCGGCCTGGCGATCCTGATGGCGACGTTCCCCGAGGGGCCGGCCCGCACGCGGGCGCTCGGCCTGTTCTTCGCGATGGCCGCGGCGGGCGGCGCGCTCGGGCTACTCGTCGGCGGGGCGCTGACGTCCGCGTTCTCGTGGCGGGCGGCGTTCCTCGTCAACGTGCCCGTGGGGGCCGTCGTCGTGGCCGGCGCGCTCCGGGCGCTGCCGGCCTTCCCCGGCCGCCGCCTGCGCTTCGACCTGGCGGGCGCCCTGTCCGGCACCCTGGGCGTCAGCGCCCTCGTCTTCGCGTTCCTCCGCGTGGGCGAGGCCGGGTGGGGCGACCCGGTCGGGATCGCCGCCTTCGCCGCGACGGCCGTGCTCCTGGCGGCGTTCGTCCGCGCCGAGCGCCGGGCCACGGACCCGCTCCTCCCCCTCCGCCTGCTCACGCGCCCGAGCACGGCCGCCGGCTACGCGACGATGACGCTCGTCACGGCCGTGCTCTTCGGCACCTCGTTCCTGCTGCCCCAGTACCTGCAGCTCGTGCGGGGCATGGAGCCGGCGGTGGCCGGCGTCGCGTTCCTGCCGATGCCGATCCTGATCTTCGCCGGCTCGCGCACCGTCGGGCGGATCGTCGAGCGCACGGGCCCGCGCGCGGTGGTGCTCGCCGGCCTCGCCGCGCTCGTCGCCGCGGGCGCCTGGCTGACGCAGCTGTCGGCCGACACGCGGTACCTCCCGGGCGTCTTCGGGCCGCTGACGCTCGTCGGCCTGGGGGGCGGCCTGCTGTTCCTGCCGCTCAGCACGGTGATCCTGGGCGGCGTGCCCGCCGCCGACGCCGGCGCGGCCTCGGGGGCGCTGCAGACCACGCAGCAGGTCGGCGGCGCCCTGGGCGTCGCCATCCTCACGTCGATCCTCGCGGCCTCCGCCGGCGTCGCGACCGACCCCTCCGCGTTCAGCGCGGGCGTCGCCCGCGCCTTCACCGCCACCGCCGCGCTGGCCGCCGTCGCGCTGCTGCTCGTCGCCGGCGTCCTGCGCGGGCGGCCCGCTACGGCGTGA
- a CDS encoding NAD(P)H-binding protein has protein sequence MIAVLGGTGTIGRHVTAQLAARGLEHRVLRRPGVDLRDPATLRAGMAGADQLFLLTPHDPDQEQLEADAVDAAVAAGVRRIVKVSGGGPAVGPNGPSSTAVAHWRSEQRIEASGLRHAFLRPSLLMQNLAEMRPRLGLLLAPMGHAPVAMIDAADVAAAAVAALEDRDAPDRCWHLTGPAGVTFADVARAQGARYVDVPPRLAALALRRRGASPFEIDHTLRMAAYFATGADGTPTDDVRRLTGRAPRSLHDHLDAGSPRS, from the coding sequence ATGATCGCCGTGCTCGGCGGCACCGGCACCATCGGCCGGCACGTCACCGCGCAGCTCGCCGCGCGCGGGCTGGAGCACCGCGTCCTGCGGCGGCCCGGGGTCGACCTGCGCGACCCCGCGACCCTCCGCGCCGGGATGGCCGGCGCGGACCAGCTCTTCCTGCTGACCCCGCACGACCCGGACCAGGAGCAGCTCGAGGCCGACGCGGTCGACGCGGCCGTCGCCGCGGGCGTGCGGCGGATCGTCAAGGTGTCCGGCGGCGGACCGGCCGTCGGCCCGAACGGCCCGTCGAGCACCGCGGTCGCGCACTGGCGCAGCGAGCAGCGGATCGAGGCGTCGGGTCTGCGCCACGCGTTCCTGCGGCCCTCGCTCCTGATGCAGAACCTGGCCGAGATGCGGCCGCGGCTGGGGCTGCTGCTCGCCCCGATGGGCCACGCGCCGGTCGCGATGATCGACGCCGCCGACGTGGCCGCCGCCGCGGTCGCGGCGCTGGAGGACCGGGACGCGCCGGACCGCTGCTGGCACCTGACCGGCCCGGCCGGGGTGACGTTCGCCGACGTCGCGCGCGCCCAGGGCGCCCGCTACGTCGACGTGCCGCCGCGGCTGGCGGCCCTCGCGCTGCGCCGCCGCGGGGCGTCGCCCTTCGAGATCGACCACACGCTGCGCATGGCCGCGTACTTCGCCACCGGCGCCGACGGGACCCCCACCGACGACGTCCGCCGCCTGACCGGCCGCGCCCCGCGGTCGCTGCACGACCACCTCGACGCCGGGAGCCCCCGCTCGTGA
- a CDS encoding cytochrome P450, whose amino-acid sequence MTLPDPVVGAVARQAARLTERLRPLLPAAPLPAGSDAPVLDLDLYGDAALRDPAATWAAVRDAGPAVWLPRHRLFAVGRYADVRAALKDAETFASGDGVGVHPLANRLGRRTTISADGDAHAARREVLLRSVGARSLAHLKDDVHREAGAVVAELLDAGAFDGVRDFASALPLRIVADLVGVRVPREQLLTWGRATFDGLGTANERGLRALPGALDLWAYGRRLRRDAVVPGGWAASVFDAADAGDITPAEARAMIIDFVAPSLDTTILATAALLHHLATVDGLWARLRAEPDRIPAAVVESVRLSSPIRGFTRGVTRTTTVGGTTVPAGSRVVLLYAAANRDERQFPDPERFDLDRRPATNLGWGNGPHTCVGIHLAKLEMQALLRAMVPTVEAVRTGPPERLENNVLQGIARMPAELVRAGAAGVTP is encoded by the coding sequence GTGACGCTGCCCGACCCGGTCGTCGGCGCCGTGGCCCGCCAGGCGGCGCGGCTGACCGAGCGCCTGCGGCCGCTGCTGCCCGCCGCGCCGCTGCCCGCCGGGTCCGACGCCCCGGTCCTCGACCTGGACCTGTACGGCGACGCCGCGCTCCGCGACCCCGCCGCCACGTGGGCGGCGGTCCGGGACGCGGGCCCGGCGGTCTGGCTGCCGCGCCACCGCCTGTTCGCGGTCGGACGGTACGCCGACGTGCGGGCGGCGCTCAAGGACGCCGAGACGTTCGCCAGCGGCGACGGCGTCGGGGTCCACCCGCTCGCCAACCGCCTGGGCCGGCGGACCACGATCTCCGCGGACGGCGACGCCCACGCCGCGCGCCGCGAGGTGCTGCTGCGCTCCGTCGGCGCGCGGAGCCTGGCGCACCTGAAGGACGACGTGCACCGCGAGGCCGGGGCGGTCGTCGCCGAGCTGCTGGACGCCGGCGCGTTCGACGGCGTGCGCGACTTCGCGAGCGCGCTGCCGCTGCGGATCGTGGCCGACCTCGTCGGCGTGCGCGTCCCCCGCGAGCAGCTGCTGACCTGGGGCCGCGCGACGTTCGACGGCCTGGGCACCGCGAACGAGCGGGGCCTGCGCGCGCTGCCGGGCGCGCTGGACCTGTGGGCGTACGGCCGCCGGCTGCGACGCGACGCGGTCGTCCCCGGCGGCTGGGCGGCGTCGGTGTTCGACGCCGCCGACGCCGGCGACATCACCCCGGCGGAGGCGCGCGCGATGATCATCGACTTCGTCGCGCCCAGCCTCGACACCACGATCCTCGCCACGGCGGCCCTGCTGCACCACCTCGCGACGGTGGACGGCCTGTGGGCGCGGCTGCGCGCCGAGCCCGACCGCATCCCCGCCGCGGTCGTCGAGTCCGTCCGGCTGTCGTCCCCGATCCGCGGCTTCACGCGCGGCGTGACCCGCACCACGACGGTCGGCGGCACCACCGTCCCGGCCGGCAGCCGCGTCGTGCTGCTCTACGCGGCCGCCAACCGGGACGAGCGGCAGTTCCCCGATCCCGAGCGCTTCGACCTGGACCGCCGCCCCGCCACCAACCTGGGCTGGGGCAACGGCCCGCACACCTGCGTCGGCATCCACCTGGCCAAGCTCGAGATGCAGGCCCTGCTGCGCGCGATGGTCCCGACGGTCGAGGCGGTGCGCACCGGCCCGCCGGAACGGCTGGAGAACAACGTCCTGCAGGGCATCGCGCGGATGCCGGCGGAGCTCGTGCGGGCGGGCGCGGCCGGCGTCACGCCGTAG
- a CDS encoding class I SAM-dependent methyltransferase, with amino-acid sequence MTPSDSGTTPRAFWDEIHGRRDAARPGRPHEHLADLLGTAPPGRALELGSGDGADAIWLARHGWTVTAVDVSPVVLGIGARHADGAGVADRITWQAADLDAWRTDETFDLACSFFLHAPFGLDRTAALARAAARVRPGGHLLVVGHLTLPPWAWNPEDTAGLPTASQLVAELGLDAAEWELLVVEDRPRTVGHRDGRTAEVLDAVLHARRHEATA; translated from the coding sequence ATGACCCCCTCCGACAGCGGCACGACGCCCCGCGCGTTCTGGGACGAGATCCACGGGCGGCGCGACGCCGCGCGCCCCGGCCGTCCCCACGAGCACCTGGCCGACCTCCTCGGCACCGCCCCGCCCGGCCGGGCGCTCGAGCTGGGCAGCGGCGACGGCGCGGACGCGATCTGGCTCGCCCGCCACGGCTGGACGGTCACCGCGGTGGACGTCTCGCCCGTCGTGCTCGGCATCGGCGCCCGGCACGCGGACGGGGCGGGCGTCGCCGACCGGATCACGTGGCAGGCGGCGGACCTGGACGCGTGGCGGACCGACGAGACGTTCGACCTGGCCTGCTCGTTCTTCCTGCACGCGCCGTTCGGCCTGGACCGCACCGCCGCGCTGGCCCGCGCCGCCGCGCGCGTCCGGCCCGGCGGCCACCTGCTCGTCGTCGGCCACCTGACCCTGCCGCCGTGGGCCTGGAATCCGGAGGACACCGCCGGCCTGCCGACCGCGAGCCAGCTCGTCGCGGAGCTCGGGCTCGACGCCGCCGAGTGGGAGCTGCTCGTCGTCGAGGACCGCCCGCGCACCGTCGGCCACCGCGACGGGCGCACGGCGGAGGTCCTCGACGCCGTCCTGCACGCCCGCCGCCACGAGGCGACGGCGTGA
- a CDS encoding VOC family protein, translated as MITTRMGHVGLRVPDLDAAVAFQCDVIGMVETARVGGAAYLTCNDRHHELILIADPVRRGYDHIGLEVAGPAALDAARRRVPAAGGTLLGDVYDGEPGIDRALLVRGPEGHVFKLFCGMERGVRLPDGDRPLKFEHVSVKVRRMRRFERFLEHGLGFRFSDRIAPIASWWHCDADHHGMAVVRSPTAELSHYAYAWPDLNALGRVADRLKAERGRTPLWGPSRHGPGNNLFLYHRDHDGALVEHCAELQRMPPHGDYVPRRWPLLPDQINQWGGPPPLRFVWAGHPIAPPGTGRPPWAVGGASSRTAEPARHA; from the coding sequence GTGATCACCACCCGCATGGGCCACGTCGGCCTGCGCGTCCCCGACCTCGACGCCGCCGTCGCGTTCCAGTGCGACGTGATCGGGATGGTCGAGACCGCACGGGTCGGCGGCGCCGCCTACCTGACCTGCAACGACCGCCACCACGAGCTGATCCTGATCGCGGATCCGGTGCGCCGGGGGTACGACCACATCGGCCTCGAGGTCGCCGGTCCCGCCGCGCTCGACGCCGCGCGGCGCCGCGTCCCGGCGGCCGGCGGCACGCTGCTGGGCGACGTGTACGACGGCGAGCCCGGCATCGACCGGGCGCTGCTCGTGCGCGGGCCCGAGGGGCACGTCTTCAAGCTCTTCTGCGGCATGGAGCGCGGGGTGCGGCTGCCGGACGGCGACCGGCCGCTCAAGTTCGAGCACGTCTCGGTGAAGGTCCGCCGGATGCGGCGGTTCGAGCGGTTCCTGGAGCACGGCCTGGGCTTCCGGTTCTCGGACCGGATCGCGCCGATCGCGAGCTGGTGGCACTGCGACGCCGACCACCACGGCATGGCCGTGGTGCGGTCCCCGACCGCCGAGCTGTCGCACTACGCCTACGCCTGGCCCGACCTGAACGCCCTCGGCCGCGTCGCCGACCGGCTGAAGGCGGAGCGCGGGCGCACGCCGCTCTGGGGCCCGAGCCGGCACGGCCCGGGCAACAACCTCTTCCTGTACCACCGCGACCACGACGGCGCCCTGGTCGAGCACTGCGCCGAGCTGCAGCGGATGCCGCCCCACGGGGACTACGTCCCCCGCCGCTGGCCGCTGCTGCCCGACCAGATCAACCAGTGGGGCGGCCCGCCGCCGTTGCGGTTCGTGTGGGCCGGGCACCCCATCGCGCCGCCCGGGACGGGACGGCCGCCGTGGGCCGTCGGGGGCGCGTCGTCGCGGACCGCGGAGCCGGCCCGTCATGCGTGA
- a CDS encoding dihydrofolate reductase family protein — translation MPDTTCHMSISLDGFVAGPDQSREHPLGRRGHDLHRWHLGDERATAADATANDRLMRARGAYVMGRNMFGPVRGPWDEDWRGWWGAEPPYHAPVFVLTHHAHDPIALQGGTTFHFVTDGFDAAYAQAREAAGDRGVDIAGGASTVRQALAADVIDELTLDIAPVLLGTGERLFDGATTFGYEPVEVLHSPLATHVRYRRAG, via the coding sequence ATGCCCGACACCACCTGCCACATGTCCATCTCGCTCGACGGCTTCGTCGCCGGGCCCGACCAGAGCCGCGAGCACCCGCTCGGCCGGCGCGGGCACGACCTGCACCGCTGGCACCTGGGCGACGAGCGGGCGACCGCGGCGGACGCGACGGCGAACGACCGGCTGATGCGGGCGCGCGGCGCGTACGTCATGGGCCGCAACATGTTCGGCCCGGTCCGCGGCCCGTGGGACGAGGACTGGCGCGGTTGGTGGGGCGCCGAGCCGCCCTACCACGCGCCGGTGTTCGTCCTGACCCACCACGCGCACGACCCGATCGCGCTGCAGGGCGGAACCACCTTCCACTTCGTCACCGACGGCTTCGACGCCGCGTACGCGCAGGCCCGCGAGGCGGCGGGCGACCGCGGCGTGGACATCGCCGGCGGCGCGTCGACGGTGCGCCAGGCGCTCGCGGCCGACGTGATCGACGAGCTGACGCTCGACATCGCGCCCGTCCTCCTCGGGACCGGGGAGCGGCTGTTCGACGGCGCGACGACGTTCGGCTACGAGCCCGTCGAGGTGCTGCACTCGCCGCTCGCCACGCACGTCCGGTACCGACGGGCGGGCTGA